A region from the Silene latifolia isolate original U9 population chromosome 7, ASM4854445v1, whole genome shotgun sequence genome encodes:
- the LOC141591519 gene encoding histone H2B.3-like produces the protein MAPKGDKKPAEKKPAEAEKAPAEKKPKAGKKLPKEAGTAATGDKKKKRNKKSVETYKIYIFKVLKQVHPDIGISSKAMSIMNSFINDIFEKLAQESSKLARYNKKPTITSREIQTAVRLVLPGELAKHAVSEGTKAVTKFTSS, from the coding sequence ATGGCACCCAAAGGAGACAAAAAACCCGCAGAAAAAAAGCCTGCTGAGGCCGAAAAGGCGCCAGCGGAGAAAAAGCCGAAAGCCGGAAAGAAACTCCCGAAAGAAGCCGGAACTGCAGCAACCGGAGacaaaaagaagaagagaaacaAGAAGAGTGTTGAAACCTACAAGATCTACATCTTCAAGGTTCTCAAGCAAGTTCATCCTGATATCGGAATCTCGAGCAAGGCGATGAGTATTATGAACAGTTTCATCAATGATATCTTTGAGAAGCTTGCTCAGGAATCTTCGAAGCTTGCGAGGTATAATAAGAAGCCGACGATTACTTCCAGGGAGATTCAGACTGCTGTGCGATTGGTGCTTCCTGGTGAATTGGCGAAGCATGCTGTTTCTGAAGGGACTAAGGCTGTTACTAAGTTTACTAGCTCTTAA